From Dasypus novemcinctus isolate mDasNov1 chromosome 19, mDasNov1.1.hap2, whole genome shotgun sequence, a single genomic window includes:
- the CCL25 gene encoding C-C motif chemokine 25: MNPWLLACLAACFVGAWAPMVHTQGAFEDCCLAYHHITRWNVLQHARSYKLQEVSGSCNLPAVIFFFPRRHKMICGNPRAKWVKIGMKRLDARSKDSQSVSKGSWKPFQGL; this comes from the exons ATGAACCCGTGGCTCCTGGCTTGTCTGGCGGCCTGCTTTGTGGGGGCCTGGGCCCCCATGGTCCACACTCAAG GCGCCTTTGAAGACTGCTGCCTGGCCTACCACCACATCACGCGGTGGAACGTGCTCCAGCACGCCCGGAGTTACAAGCTCCAGGAGGTGAGCGGGAGCTGCAACCTGCCAGCCGTGAT ttttttttttcccaggagaCATAAGATGATATGTGGGAACCCCCGGGCCAAGTGGGTGAAGATTGGGATGAAGCGCCTGGATGCCCGGTCCAAGGACTCCCAGAGTGTCTCCAAGGGCAGCTGGAAGCCCTTCCAAG GACTGTGA